Proteins encoded in a region of the Elaeis guineensis isolate ETL-2024a chromosome 7, EG11, whole genome shotgun sequence genome:
- the LOC105048469 gene encoding alpha-1,3-arabinosyltransferase XAT3, translating into MKPLRSFGRAEPWRIGNVSIIVSMILSFCILSLIKARYGSSPCGNSQVSLKLMAPTQANLKMVTDENGEPTLPEEEDDEENSTVVHTGKPICYETSKRSDTCEAEGDIRVHGSSRTVFIRPTSLKQERKMKPYARKNDPVASANVKEWSLKPLTSHQPPPECTKNHSIPAMILSIGGFTGNLFHDFTDVLVPLFISSHQFHGEVQFLMSDFRSWWVNKFILIFRQLSNYEIIDVDSDQESIRCFPRMIMGPSFHKVLGVDSSRSPMGYSVVDFKAVLRKAYGLERANVTPPQDEWDIRRRPRLLIISRKKTRRFLNEGGMVDMAMSLGFEVRIGQADMHTDVAKFARLVNSADVMIGVHGAGLTNMVFLPAGAVVIQVVPMGGLEWLIKETFQDPAEELQLKYLEYRIQADESTLSEQYPRDHPVLANPSKIRGRGWDALKSVYLDNQDVRPHLGRLRNTLMEALKHLPHKRIS; encoded by the exons ATGAAGCCTCTGAGGAGTTTCGGCAGGGCAGAGCCCTGGAGGATAGGGAATGTCTCCATCATAGTGTCCATGATCCTTTCCTTCTGCATCCTCTCTCTCATCAAGGCTCGCTATGGCTCATCACCATGTG GGAATTCACAGGTATCCTTGAAACTAATGGCACCAACACAGGCAAATCTTAAGATGGTCACAGACGAAAATGGGGAGCCTACTCTACCAG AGGAGGAAGATGATGAAGAAAACAGCACTGTGGTCCACACGGGCAAACCAATATGCTACGAAACAAGCAAGAGATCTGATACTTGCGAAGCGGAAGGTGATATCAGGGTGCATGGAAGCTCCCGCACTGTCTTCATCCGCCCTACCTCGCTGAAgcaagaaaggaagatgaagccCTATGCTCGAAAGAATGATCCCGTAGCCAGCGCCAACGTAAAAGAATGGTCATTGAAACCATTAACCAGCCATCAGCCACCTCCTGAATGCACCAAAAACCATTCCATCCCCGCCATGATCCTCTCTATTGGAGGTTTCACCGGCAACCTCTTCCACGACTTCACCGATGTGTTAGTCCCCCTCTTCATAAGCTCTCACCAATTCCATGGTGAAGTCCAATTCCTGATGTCCGACTTCAGATCTTGGTGGGTGAACAAATTCATCTTAATCTTCCGGCAGCTCTCCAACTACGAGATCATCGACGTGGACAGTGACCAAGAGAGTATCCGCTGCTTCCCTCGGATGATCATGGGGCCAAGCTTCCACAAGGTGTTAGGCGTGGACTCTTCGAGGTCTCCTATGGGGTACTCCGTTGTGGATTTCAAAGCAGTATTGAGGAAGGCATATGGACTAGAGAGAGCAAACGTGACCCCTCCACAAGATGAGTGGGACATAAGGAGGCGGCCGAGGCTCTTGATCATATCGCGTAAGAAGACAAGAAGATTCTTGAATGAGGGGGGGATGGTGGACATGGCGATGAGCTTGGGGTTCGAGGTGAGGATCGGCCAGGCCGACATGCACACCGATGTGGCGAAGTTTGCGAGGCTGGTGAACTCTGCAGATGTGATGATTGGGGTCCATGGAGCAGGGCTCACCAACATGGTGTTCCTCCCTGCAGGGGCTGTGGTCATTCAGGTGGTTCCCATGGGTGGGCTGGAGTGGCTGATTAAAGAAACCTTCCAGGATCCCGCAGAGGAATTGCAGCTCAAGTACTTGGAGTATAGAATTCAGGCGGATGAGAGCACGCTCAGTGAGCAATACCCCAGGGATCACCCCGTGCTGGCAAACCCCTCCAAAATCCGCGGACGGGGGTGGGATGCACTCAAGTCTGTGTACTTGGATAACCAAGATGTCAGGCCTCATTTGGGTAGGCTCAGGAACACTTTGATGGAAGCCCTCAAACACCTACCTCACAAGCGCATCAGCTGA